A portion of the Fulvia fulva chromosome 1, complete sequence genome contains these proteins:
- a CDS encoding G2-specific protein kinase nim-1, which produces MSTDSDYDVLEKIGQGSFGVIRKVRRKADGEVICRKEISYTRMSDREKEQLHAELRILESLRHPNIVQYYHRQHLKSSHDLHLYMEYCGNGDLGGYIRKLKDRKQHADEDFIWRIFAQLVDALYRCHYGENPPAPGKEHNARDGKSLVSKQGHTVILHRDLKPENVFLGDNNSVKLGDFGLSKIIASHDFASTYVGTPFYMSPEICAAERYSHYSDIWSLGCIIYELATRQVPFEARSHMELVMKIKQGRIKPLPPGYSKELSDAIQSCLRTDPRQRPDCSQLLSVPNIKVARTRLETATALGQYEKVQTERDSALNKLAAAHKQIQELQAEVTKLRESNKKVEMEWHARATLAIDQKVHEASEKHKQELLTQFNKAVDQRAEEKLNSHLASLPSSHHNSTNGSDGSAHVRSSTPPPSRSAVASFETFIRTIPDTDASSLPDVLEDSVLDTDLTALSLNDPTPDPEEEEDKISPLARRTAKLPPPKRATRKPLSRAKTATGLTNFRDETKDSPMDVHMADPSPMPTGRFVGLGLSPRRAAPGQDLSPRRNAPAIPPLKRNIFSQAAEKENRAPSSRGIPRGRTLVELSSQSPAKWNPMMHGEDMPSPFIKKR; this is translated from the exons ATGTCGACAGACTCAGATTACGATGTCCTGGAGAAGATTGGCCAAGGCTCCTTCGGTGTCATCCGCAAGGTCCGGCGCAAGGCAGATGGCGAAGTCATATGCCGCAAAGAGATCTCATACACGCGCATGTCCGACCGCGAGAAAGAACAACTACATGCAGAGCTACGGATTCTCGAATCACTACGACATCCCAACATCGTGCAGTACTACCACCGTCAGCACCTTAAGAGCTCGCATGACCTCCACCTGTACATGGAATACTGCGGCAATGGCGATCTAGGAGGATACATTCGGAAGCTGAAGGACAGGAAACAGCATGCAGACGAGGACTTCATCTGGAGGATATTCGCACAACTGGTCGACGCTCTGTACAGATGTCACTATGGCGAGAACCCACCGGCACCAGGCAAGGAGCACAATGCAAGAGACGGCAAATCGCTCGTGAGCAAGCAAGGCCACACCGTCATCCTGCACCGCGATCTCAAGCCGGAGAATG TCTTCCTCGGCGACAACAACAGCGTCAAGCTAGGCGACTTCGGCCTCTCGAAGATAATAGCTTCCCACGACTTCGCGAGCACATATGTCGGAACCCCCTTCTACATGAGCCCTGAGATCTGCGCTGCCGAGCGATACTCGCACTATTCCGACATCTGGTCACTCGGGTGTATCATCTACGAGCTTGCCACCCGACAAGTGCCTTTCGAGGCTCGCTCCCACATGGAACTCGTCATGAAGATCAAGCAAGGTCGAATCAAGCCGCTGCCACCTGGGTACAGCAAGGAGCTTAGCGATGCCATCCAGTCCTGCCTGCGAACGGACCCGAGACAACGACCTGATTGCTCACAGTTGCTGAGCGTACCGAACATCAAGGTCGCTCGTACGAGATTGGAGACCGCTACGGCGCTCGGCCAGTACGAAAAGGTCCAGACCGAGCGTGACTCGGCGCTCAACAAGCTTGCAGCCGCGCACAAGCAGATCCAGGAACTACAGGCAGAGGTTACCAAGTTAAGAGAATCGAACAAGAAGGTCGAGATGGAGTGGCACGCCCGGGCAACACTGGCTATCGATCAGAAAGTCCACGAAGCATCAGAAAAGCACAAGCAGGAACTACTCACACAGTTTAACAAGGCTGTTGATCAACGGGCGGAGGAGAAACTCAACTCTCATCTTGCGTCGTTGCCGTCCAGTCACCACAACTCCACCAACGGCTCAGATGGCTCGGCACATGTGCGGTCAAGTACACCGCCACCGAGCAGGAGTGCTGTTGCGTCCTTCGAGACATTCATCAGAACAATACCGGACACAGATGCTTCGTCACTGCCAGACGTCCTCGAGGACTCTGTGCTCGATACCGATCTGACTGCTCTGTCACTCAACGATCCGACCCCAGACCCAGAAGAAGAGGAGGACAAGATCTCACCACTTGCACGGCGCACTGCAAAGCTTCCTCCACCGAagagggcaacaagaaagCCTTTGTCTCGCGCGAAGACAGCCACAGGGCTTACCAACTTCCGCGATGAGACCAAGGACTCTCCAATGGATGTGCACATGGCGGACCCAAGCCCAATGCCCACTGGTCGGTTCGTTGGACTGGGTTTATCTCCTCGCCGAGCCGCACCTGGTCAAGACCTGTCGCCTCGTCGAAACGCACCTGCCATCCCGCCGCTCAAGCGCAACATCTTTAGCCAGGCGGCTGAGAAGGAAAACCGTGCACCTAGCAGCAGAGGCATTCCTCGAGGACGGACCTTGGTGGAGTTGTCGTCGCAGTCACCAGCGAAATGGAATCCAATGATGCACGGCGAGGACATGCCCAGTCCTTTCATCAAGAAGCGCTAG
- a CDS encoding BTB/POZ domain-containing protein 3: MADLKSKPQIEKALYEERQDISSGRLKEENPLDLSGDFRKFCEACRRGDLRVCQEQISKGVNINARDEYDYTPLILASLCGHYEVAQMLLEQGALCERDTFQGERALYNALNDRLRNLLLQYDYSKSTDPLQPLAAHITSLLTREIPKTADITVQTGDVQYDLHKFILSARSPYFAQKLAAAPETTHWKSSNAIAAQSFETCIRYLYLGDVSANLGDGEEEQAILTGIDKISRQLEVPEVFEDILASGDRRQTRQRREDGVRKGRNQLATWFQNNVLRYKLKVDSDKTDHVMWDKDNGIFADVLLRADEDLEDEPETQPTTTVRQTEGPLNGIPVGHFQNSASRSPSQQRKPKHSVLFPAHRAMLLRSEVFATMFASPFKEGQDSKHLQIVLVDCSPEVLEIILTFLYTEKADFPLHVALEVLTAADMLFIEKLKQRAALLISTLGNGNASIVEAENPRGETVAEEDLDIYDVLRAGWDTRVHRLEEFAARYIAYRLEQYIDQPEFRDLVKESASRISRREETDTIELIDDIRWYLSERFRLRFEDAGLDEMMDESEQTTDLAAQVGNLKVQEDEGVDVRSGTTPPHEQLVNAGGAEQLEGQTIIRTLDGEIAGDEFTQDALNYQILLGKIDALVEGLGYDA; encoded by the exons ATGGCCGACCTCAAATCAAAGCCTCAAATCGAGAAGGCACTATACGAGGAGAGGCAAGACATATCCTCCGGCCGTCTTAAAGAGGAAAATCCCTTAGACCTCAGTGGCGACTTCAGAAAGTTCTGCGAGGCGTGCAGAAGAGGTGACCTTAGAGTATGTCAGGAACAGATCAGCAAAGGAGTCAACATCAACGCCCGCGACGAATACGACTACACGCCTCTGATTCTG GCATCACTATGTGGTCACTACGAAGTTGCGCAGATGCTTTTAGAACAAG GTGCCCTATGTGAAAGAGACACGTTTCAGGGCGAGCGGGCACTTTACAACGCGCTGAACGACCGACTACGGAATCTGCTGCTGCAATACGACTACAGCAAATCGACAGATCCATTGCAACCTCTTGCAGCCCACATCACCAG CTTGCTCACGCGTGAAATTCCGAAAACGGCAGACATCACGGTACAGACTGGTGACGTCCAATACGACCTTCATAAGTTCATTCTAAGCGCACGAAGTCCTTACTTTGCGCAAAAGCTGGCCGCTGCACCGGAGACGACTCACTGGAAGTCTTCCAACGCTATCGCTGCACAGTCTTTCGAGACATGCATACGGTATCTGTACCTGGGCGATGTCTCGGCGAATCTAGGAGATGGTGAGGAGGAGCAAGCTATCTTGACTGGCATAGACAAGATCAGCAGGCAGCTCGAGGTACCTGAGGTGTTTGAAGATATCCTGGCCTCTGGTGACAGACGGCAGACGCGCCAGAGACGAGAAGATG GTGTTCGAAAAGGACGAAATCAGCTGGCAACATGGTTCCAGAACAACGTCCTACGGTATAAACTCAAAGTGGATAGCGACAAGACCGACCACGTGATGTGGGACAAAGACAACGGTATATTTGCTGACGTACTGTTGCGAGCCGATGAGGATCTTGAAGACGAACCAGAAACACAGCCAACAACGACAGTCAGGCAAACCGAAGGGCCACTGAACGGAATTCCGGTAGGACACTTTCAGAATAGCGCTTCGCGATCTCCATCACAACAGCGCAAGCCAAAGCACTCCGTGCTCTTCCCAGCGCATCGAGCCATGTTGCTACGCTCGGAAGTCTTTGCCACAATGTTTGCATCGCCTTTCAAGGAAGGACAAGATAGTAAGCACCTACAGATCGTACTAGTCGATTGTTCGCCCGAGGTCCTCGAGATTATCTTAACGTTCCTCTATACCGAGAAGGCCGACTTTCCACTACACGTTGCGCTTGAAGTGCTCACAGCGGCAGACATGCTGTTTATCGAGAAGCTCAAGCAACGAGCCGCGCTATTGATTAGCACGCTCGGCAATGGCAACGCGAGCATCGTCGAAGCAGAAAATCCACGAGGCGAGACCGTGGCCGAAGAGGACTTGGACATCTACGACGTACTGCGCGCTGGTTGGGATACACGGGTACATCGCCTGGAAGAGTTTGCCGCTCGGTACATCGCCTATCGGCTGGAGCAGTACATCGACCAGCCTGAATTCAGAGACTTGGTGAAGGAATCGGCGTCACGAATCTCGCGTCGCGAGGAGACTGACACCATTGAGCTCATCGATGACATACGTTGGTACTTGTCAGAACGATTTAG GTTACGCTTCGAGGATGCAGGGCTAGATGAGATGATGGACGAAAGCGAACAGACCACAGACCTGGCTGCCCAGGTAGGGAATTTGAAGGTGCAGGAAGACGAAGGCGTAGATGTTCGATCTGGTACTACACCACCTCACGAACAGCTCGTTAACGCTGGTGGTGCTGAGCAGCTGGAAGGGCAAACGATCATCCGAACACTTGATGGCGAGATCGCAGGTGACGAGTTCACTCAGGATGCGCTGAACTACCAGATCTTGCTTGGAAAGATTGACGCTCTGGTTGAAGGCCTTGGGTACGATGCGTAG